One Elusimicrobiaceae bacterium genomic window carries:
- a CDS encoding glycosyltransferase family 2 protein: MKQLSIVVPVYNEQEMIPLFFKRMEGLLRERFTYEYVFVNDGSKDNSLAILKELAAQHSCVKIVSLSRNFGKEAAVTAGLSYTQAQAVVIMDVDLQDPPELIPTFWEKFEQGYENIYGQRVDRSSDSFFKRITAQSFYKLYNKMASWPIPYNTGDFRMMSRRAVQAVCSLPEKERFMKGLFSWVGYKSIAVPYRRESRAAGQTKWNYWKLWNFALGGITSATSIPLKLWTYFGLLVSFGAFIFAAWIAYKKWVWGNPVSGYASLMVTILFFSGVQLITLGVIGEYLSRIFVEVKQRPAYLVDETINLSE; the protein is encoded by the coding sequence ATGAAACAATTATCTATTGTGGTGCCCGTTTATAATGAACAAGAAATGATTCCTCTGTTTTTCAAGCGGATGGAGGGTTTGCTCCGGGAACGTTTCACGTACGAATATGTATTTGTCAATGACGGAAGCAAAGATAATTCGCTGGCTATTTTGAAAGAATTAGCTGCGCAACATAGCTGTGTAAAAATTGTTTCCTTATCGCGGAATTTTGGAAAAGAGGCGGCGGTAACGGCCGGACTTTCTTATACGCAGGCCCAAGCGGTTGTTATTATGGATGTGGATTTGCAAGATCCGCCCGAGTTGATTCCTACATTTTGGGAAAAATTTGAGCAAGGATATGAAAATATATATGGGCAACGAGTGGACCGTTCCTCCGATTCCTTTTTCAAACGCATCACGGCGCAATCCTTTTACAAGCTGTATAATAAAATGGCTTCTTGGCCCATTCCTTATAACACGGGGGATTTTCGGATGATGAGCCGCCGTGCGGTGCAGGCGGTATGCAGTTTGCCGGAAAAAGAACGTTTTATGAAGGGATTATTTTCCTGGGTGGGATACAAAAGTATTGCCGTTCCCTACCGGCGTGAATCTCGGGCGGCCGGACAGACCAAATGGAATTACTGGAAATTGTGGAATTTTGCTTTAGGGGGGATTACTTCCGCCACCTCTATTCCGCTGAAACTGTGGACGTATTTTGGTTTATTGGTTTCGTTCGGGGCTTTTATATTTGCGGCATGGATTGCCTATAAAAAATGGGTATGGGGCAACCCGGTAAGCGGGTACGCTTCCTTGATGGTAACCATTTTGTTTTTCAGCGGCGTACAGCTGATTACTTTAGGAGTTATCGGAGAGTATTTGAGCCGTATTTTTGTAGAAGTAAAACAACGGCCTGCTTACTTGGTGGATGAAACCATTAATTTGAGCGAGTAG
- a CDS encoding Holliday junction branch migration protein RuvA: protein MIAYLQGTILEVREESVILVCGGVGYEINLARSNAAELDSGREIALYIAESISPYDGTVLYGFLTKEDKELWTLFKTAIPNTGAKKALEYLNKALRSVADFHQAILARDPKILTGIFGFTAKTAEKLINSLKDKMDAVSVQGSSKIKVLDQAPYMSEVLEALTALGYSAAESRRAIEQLYQEGISPSEKIERIITEALRVLKK from the coding sequence ATGATTGCTTATTTACAGGGAACGATATTGGAAGTACGCGAAGAAAGTGTCATCTTAGTCTGCGGTGGAGTAGGGTATGAGATTAATTTGGCCCGCAGCAATGCCGCCGAGTTGGACTCTGGACGGGAAATTGCGCTCTATATTGCCGAGTCTATTTCCCCCTATGACGGCACTGTATTGTACGGGTTTTTGACCAAAGAAGACAAAGAGTTGTGGACCCTTTTCAAGACGGCTATTCCCAATACAGGGGCCAAAAAAGCATTGGAATATTTGAACAAGGCCTTACGTTCTGTGGCAGATTTTCATCAGGCCATTTTGGCCCGCGATCCAAAAATTTTGACCGGCATCTTTGGCTTTACCGCTAAAACAGCCGAAAAATTAATCAATTCTCTGAAAGACAAAATGGATGCCGTCAGCGTGCAGGGAAGCAGCAAAATCAAAGTATTGGACCAAGCTCCTTACATGAGCGAAGTATTAGAGGCACTTACGGCCTTAGGCTATTCTGCCGCCGAATCCAGACGGGCTATTGAACAATTATATCAAGAAGGAATTTCTCCTTCGGAAAAAATTGAACGTATCATTACCGAAGCGTTACGGGTACTTAAAAAATGA
- a CDS encoding glycosyltransferase family 39 protein has protein sequence MKLWNKGIWWAIWGLIFMWAVACRVLIVEIGLEYDEVFTAITSNPALSFGWIISHWLMVDVHPPLHNFILHIWNYFTPYGSEVWLRIPSILFTMGTFLSAWFLFPKRWGYQLRLVFLLFLASNGYMIIYSQHARPYALMLLLSTILTFNFLEISRLVVHKRDIPRSKWMVFGIFSLLLSYSHYFGALLFGIFSVLLFVQAWYHKRPLKWFIAVPVVVFILFLPWLLPNLWTNIGLQRFEGEWWGNEKAWSKVPFNFSVFFFTSFISLGIWIVTMIIGAIYQYLRYRKTHVFAYSRELILLGITLVSVVGIAFLLSIKIHLFFGRYFTEILPAFYIFICLLIAPLARKSNIICLAMTIAFIMAVFVFYREYPSFLKPNSFSARATAAFWRDRFPEQDLLVASMTGYPPASMNAMYGYYLNDVWKKNVKVYELFHIPEEEREAILNAHPESWIYLPACMDKDLPRLAQKWKRSILLRRTFGASCYVQVSPYGDMRPPKEWFR, from the coding sequence ATGAAATTGTGGAATAAAGGAATATGGTGGGCTATTTGGGGTTTAATCTTCATGTGGGCAGTTGCATGCCGGGTTCTGATTGTAGAGATTGGACTGGAGTATGATGAGGTATTTACAGCGATTACCTCTAATCCGGCGCTATCGTTTGGCTGGATAATCTCTCATTGGTTGATGGTGGATGTACACCCGCCTTTACACAATTTTATTTTGCATATCTGGAATTATTTTACTCCGTATGGGTCGGAAGTATGGTTAAGAATTCCCAGTATATTGTTTACAATGGGTACTTTTTTATCTGCCTGGTTTTTGTTTCCCAAACGGTGGGGATACCAACTTCGCCTTGTTTTCCTGCTCTTTTTGGCTAGCAATGGCTACATGATTATTTACTCCCAGCATGCACGTCCCTATGCATTGATGTTGTTATTGTCTACGATACTGACTTTTAATTTCCTGGAAATATCACGCTTGGTGGTACATAAACGCGATATCCCCCGTTCAAAATGGATGGTGTTTGGTATATTTTCTTTGCTCTTGAGTTATAGCCACTACTTCGGAGCATTATTATTTGGTATTTTTTCCGTGTTGCTGTTCGTGCAAGCATGGTACCACAAACGTCCCTTAAAGTGGTTTATCGCAGTGCCGGTGGTGGTATTTATCTTATTCCTTCCGTGGTTACTTCCGAATTTATGGACAAATATCGGTTTGCAACGTTTTGAAGGAGAGTGGTGGGGAAACGAGAAAGCGTGGAGTAAAGTCCCTTTTAACTTTTCCGTGTTCTTTTTTACCTCGTTTATTAGTTTGGGAATATGGATTGTTACGATGATCATCGGGGCTATTTATCAATATCTGCGCTATCGTAAAACACACGTATTTGCCTATTCGCGGGAACTGATATTACTAGGTATTACGCTAGTGAGTGTAGTAGGTATTGCATTCTTGTTGTCTATAAAAATTCATTTGTTTTTTGGCCGATATTTTACGGAAATACTACCAGCATTTTACATATTTATTTGTTTGCTGATTGCGCCTCTGGCACGAAAATCAAATATTATTTGTTTGGCGATGACAATTGCATTTATAATGGCTGTGTTCGTATTTTATAGAGAGTATCCTTCTTTCCTAAAACCGAATAGTTTTTCGGCACGCGCTACGGCTGCCTTCTGGCGAGATCGTTTCCCGGAACAGGATTTATTAGTGGCCAGTATGACCGGATACCCACCTGCTTCCATGAATGCCATGTATGGTTATTATTTGAATGATGTATGGAAGAAAAATGTGAAAGTATATGAGTTATTCCATATTCCGGAAGAGGAGCGGGAAGCAATTTTAAATGCTCATCCGGAATCTTGGATTTATTTGCCGGCTTGTATGGATAAAGATCTTCCGCGCTTAGCGCAAAAATGGAAACGTTCCATCCTGTTGCGGCGGACGTTTGGCGCATCTTGTTATGTTCAAGTATCTCCTTACGGGGATATGCGCCCTCCAAAAGAATGGTTTCGATAG